The following coding sequences lie in one Arthrobacter sp. SLBN-122 genomic window:
- the guaA gene encoding glutamine-hydrolyzing GMP synthase, with the protein MTTPTASQTSQKPVLVVDYGAQYAQLIARRVREANVYSEVVPHTYTTEQLLAKNPAAIILSGGPSSVYADGAPSVGADLFEAGVPVFGICYGFQAMANALGGKVDKTGLREYGSTETTILGDGRSVLEGMPQHQKTWMSHGDSVHEAPAGFDVLATTAGAEVAAFANEEKCLYGVQWHPEVKHSDYGQQVLENFLFKGAKLEPNWTTGNILEEQVERIRQQVGDARVICGLSGGVDSAVAAALVQRAVGDQLTCVFVDHGLLREGEAEQVERDFVAATGVKLYVANEQERFLSALAGVSDPETKRKIIGREFIRAFEEAELAIIAEAAAHGEKIKFLVQGTLYPDVVESGGGEGAANIKSHHNVGGLPEDLQFELVEPLRALFKDEVRAVGAQLGLPQEIVGRQPFPGPGLGIRIVGEVTKERLDLLRKADAIARAELTAAGLDNEVWQMPVVLLADVRSVGVMGDGRTYGHPIVLRPVSSEDAMTADWSRLPYDLLARISSRITNEVDGVNRVVLDVTSKPPGTIEWE; encoded by the coding sequence GTGACTACTCCCACTGCATCCCAGACTTCCCAGAAGCCGGTGCTGGTTGTTGATTACGGTGCCCAGTACGCGCAGCTGATTGCCCGCCGCGTCCGGGAAGCGAATGTGTATTCGGAAGTGGTTCCGCATACGTACACCACCGAACAGCTCCTGGCCAAGAACCCCGCCGCCATCATCCTTTCCGGGGGGCCCTCGAGCGTTTATGCCGACGGCGCCCCGAGCGTGGGTGCCGACCTCTTTGAAGCCGGCGTCCCCGTCTTTGGCATCTGCTATGGGTTCCAGGCCATGGCCAACGCCCTGGGCGGCAAGGTGGACAAGACCGGACTGCGGGAGTACGGCTCCACCGAAACCACCATCCTGGGTGATGGCCGCTCTGTGCTGGAAGGCATGCCCCAGCACCAGAAGACCTGGATGAGCCACGGCGACTCCGTCCACGAGGCGCCTGCCGGGTTCGACGTCCTGGCCACCACGGCCGGCGCCGAGGTAGCAGCGTTCGCCAACGAGGAAAAGTGCCTGTACGGGGTTCAGTGGCACCCGGAGGTCAAGCACTCGGACTACGGCCAGCAGGTGCTGGAGAACTTCCTCTTCAAGGGCGCCAAGCTCGAGCCCAACTGGACCACCGGCAACATCTTGGAAGAGCAGGTGGAGCGCATCCGCCAGCAGGTGGGGGACGCACGGGTCATCTGCGGCCTCTCCGGCGGCGTTGACTCCGCAGTGGCCGCAGCCCTGGTCCAGCGGGCCGTGGGTGACCAGCTCACCTGTGTGTTCGTTGACCACGGTCTGCTGCGTGAGGGCGAAGCCGAACAGGTGGAGCGCGACTTCGTGGCCGCCACCGGCGTGAAGCTGTACGTGGCCAACGAACAGGAGCGCTTCCTCTCGGCCCTGGCCGGCGTCAGCGATCCGGAAACCAAGCGCAAGATCATCGGCCGCGAGTTCATCCGCGCCTTCGAAGAAGCCGAACTTGCCATCATCGCCGAGGCAGCTGCCCACGGCGAAAAGATCAAGTTCCTGGTCCAGGGCACCCTGTACCCCGACGTCGTCGAGTCCGGCGGCGGCGAAGGTGCCGCGAACATCAAGAGCCACCACAACGTGGGCGGCCTCCCCGAGGACCTGCAGTTCGAACTCGTTGAACCGCTGCGCGCCCTGTTCAAGGACGAGGTCCGCGCCGTGGGCGCCCAGCTGGGCCTCCCGCAGGAGATCGTTGGCCGCCAGCCGTTCCCCGGCCCGGGCCTGGGCATCCGGATTGTCGGCGAGGTGACCAAGGAGCGGCTGGACCTGCTGCGCAAGGCAGACGCCATCGCACGCGCCGAGCTCACGGCAGCCGGCCTGGACAACGAAGTGTGGCAGATGCCCGTGGTCCTGCTCGCAGACGTCCGCAGTGTGGGCGTCATGGGTGACGGCCGCACATACGGGCACCCCATCGTGCTTCGCCCCGTCTCCTCCGAGGACGCCATGACAGCGGACTGGTCACGGCTGCCCTACGACCTCCTGGCCCGGATCTCCAGCCGGATCACCAACGAGGTGGACGGCGTCAACCGTGTGGTGCTGGACGTCACCAGCAAGCCGCCGGGAACCATCGAATGGGAATAG
- a CDS encoding DUF3817 domain-containing protein has protein sequence MIDPKPATPSAQAPGGKAGKKRRFGGTEAQIRSALKFYKVMAYLTGTMLLLLCAELVARYGFGQYLFAGGTNAVTGQPFGFGFADAEPPGVLNGVNISVTVLIVHGWMYVVYLISNFRLWSLMRWPFLKLVLLALGGVVPFLSFIVEKKFHAEVEAELAANPQAPQRY, from the coding sequence ATGATTGATCCGAAACCGGCAACCCCGTCAGCACAGGCCCCCGGCGGCAAGGCCGGGAAGAAGCGCCGCTTCGGCGGTACCGAGGCCCAGATCCGGTCTGCCCTGAAGTTCTACAAGGTCATGGCCTACCTCACCGGCACCATGCTGCTCCTGCTGTGCGCTGAACTTGTGGCCCGGTACGGCTTCGGGCAGTACCTGTTCGCCGGCGGCACCAACGCGGTGACCGGGCAGCCGTTCGGCTTCGGGTTCGCCGACGCGGAGCCGCCGGGGGTGCTCAACGGCGTGAACATCTCCGTGACGGTCCTGATCGTGCACGGCTGGATGTACGTGGTGTACCTGATCTCCAACTTCCGGTTGTGGTCCCTGATGCGCTGGCCGTTCCTGAAGCTGGTCCTGCTGGCCCTTGGCGGTGTTGTCCCGTTCCTGTCCTTCATTGTCGAAAAGAAGTTCCACGCCGAGGTGGAGGCCGAACTGGCCGCCAACCCGCAGGCGCCGCAGCGCTACTAG
- a CDS encoding SURF1 family protein, protein MWKTALKPRWIAGFIFAIALSGVFVLLSQWQFGRSTQPEVPVNPATEQVQQLTSTLQPGEFFHGSAADQMVTAQGTYSADKQVLVPGRLHDGKSGYWVVSAFAVNGAPTLTGVAATPQTWIPVARGWVAEPQDAAAPPSGLVELTGRLLPSEAPVAGKAPKPGEASAVSVAELINYWDVSSYPGFVSATAEVVGGQDVSAAAVPGSLLPLDIGPQPPAQRINWLNLFYSIEWVVFAGFALFIWWRLVKDDYHRDLEEALDDAENTDGDGRHEPHQRPHQQPDQHQQPDQHQQKVQP, encoded by the coding sequence GTGTGGAAAACAGCCCTCAAGCCCCGATGGATCGCAGGCTTTATCTTCGCGATCGCGCTCTCCGGGGTCTTCGTGCTGCTCAGCCAGTGGCAGTTCGGCCGCTCCACCCAACCCGAAGTGCCCGTTAACCCGGCTACCGAGCAGGTCCAGCAGCTGACAAGCACGCTGCAGCCCGGTGAGTTCTTCCACGGCAGCGCCGCGGACCAGATGGTCACCGCGCAGGGAACATACAGCGCGGACAAACAGGTCCTGGTTCCCGGCCGGCTCCACGACGGAAAGAGCGGCTACTGGGTGGTCTCGGCCTTCGCCGTCAACGGTGCCCCCACACTGACCGGAGTCGCTGCAACACCCCAGACCTGGATCCCCGTGGCACGCGGGTGGGTGGCGGAACCCCAGGACGCGGCAGCACCGCCGTCGGGCCTTGTTGAACTGACCGGTAGGCTGCTGCCGTCCGAGGCGCCCGTGGCCGGGAAAGCACCGAAGCCGGGGGAGGCCTCGGCTGTGTCCGTGGCCGAGCTCATCAACTACTGGGACGTGAGCAGCTATCCGGGCTTCGTGTCGGCCACCGCAGAGGTGGTGGGCGGCCAGGACGTCAGTGCCGCCGCCGTACCGGGGAGCCTCCTGCCGCTGGACATCGGCCCCCAGCCGCCGGCACAGCGCATCAACTGGCTCAACCTCTTCTACTCCATCGAGTGGGTGGTCTTCGCCGGCTTTGCCCTCTTCATCTGGTGGCGGCTGGTCAAGGATGACTACCACCGGGACCTCGAAGAAGCCCTCGATGATGCCGAAAATACCGACGGCGACGGGCGGCACGAACCCCACCAGCGACCACACCAGCAGCCTGACCAGCACCAGCAGCCTGACCAGCACCAGCAGAAGGTACAGCCATGA
- a CDS encoding PTS sugar transporter subunit IIA — MAEPLDPYDAHLTTADMVILEMEAKDKTDATNQLAERLHAAGRISDLDGFLKNVNAREHQLATGLPGGIGLPHARSEFVSQTSIAVGIAKYGHALDFGATDGPATVILLIATPASSFSDHLEVLATLARSLSKESFRESLRRAYDAEVIAELINSSLVFFDH; from the coding sequence TTGGCGGAACCACTGGACCCGTATGACGCCCACCTCACCACTGCCGACATGGTGATCCTGGAAATGGAAGCGAAGGACAAGACCGACGCCACCAACCAGTTGGCGGAACGTCTGCACGCTGCCGGGCGGATCTCGGATCTTGACGGATTCCTGAAAAACGTCAATGCCCGCGAGCACCAGCTGGCCACAGGGCTCCCGGGCGGCATCGGGCTCCCGCACGCGCGCAGCGAATTCGTCTCCCAAACCTCCATCGCGGTGGGCATCGCCAAGTACGGCCATGCCCTGGACTTCGGCGCCACGGACGGGCCCGCCACGGTCATCCTGCTGATCGCCACCCCCGCCAGTTCCTTCTCCGACCACCTCGAAGTGCTGGCCACCCTGGCACGGTCGCTGTCCAAGGAATCCTTCCGGGAGTCGCTCCGGCGGGCGTACGACGCCGAAGTGATCGCCGAACTCATCAACTCCAGCCTGGTGTTCTTCGACCACTAG
- a CDS encoding glycerol-3-phosphate dehydrogenase/oxidase produces MKSVPANGGVLGPEAREASIQRLRATTEPGQELDILIVGGGIVGAGAALDAVTRGLSVGIVEASDWAAGTSSRSSKLIHGGLRYLEMLDFALVKEALQERGLLLSEIAPHLARPVPFLYPLTKPFIERPYVGAGIALYDVLSVSSGHSRGVPFHKHLSKRGTLRAAPSLKNDAFVGSIRYYDGQVDDAKYVANLVRTAAYYGAHAVNQVAVVDFLREGERVVGAKVENREDGTQFGIRAKQVINATGVWTDETQAMVTDRGQLKVRASKGIHLVVPRDRFQSTVGLILRTEKSVLFVIPWGRHWIIGTTDTDWHLDKAHPAASSKDIDYVLEHVNQVLKRPLTREDVEGVYAGLRPLLAGENDSTAKLSREHVVAHPVPGLVVVAGGKWTTYRVMAKDAVDEATRTMDERVPPSCTETIPLLGASGFRAAWNRRNRTAEESGVHVARIEHLLNRYGSMTPEVLAIIEQNPELAEPLPGADDYLQAEAVYAASHEGARHVQDVLTRRTRISIEAWDRGVSAAPVVAKLMGDVLGWSDAQRENEIRHYIARVEAERLSQQQPDDESADAARLGAEDIVPLR; encoded by the coding sequence ATGAAGAGTGTTCCTGCAAACGGCGGGGTCCTTGGCCCCGAAGCCAGGGAAGCATCCATCCAGCGGTTGCGCGCCACCACCGAACCCGGCCAGGAACTGGACATCCTGATTGTCGGCGGCGGCATCGTGGGCGCGGGAGCCGCATTGGACGCGGTGACCCGGGGCTTGAGCGTGGGCATCGTCGAGGCAAGCGACTGGGCTGCCGGCACGTCGTCGCGTTCTTCGAAACTCATCCACGGCGGCCTGCGCTACCTGGAGATGCTCGACTTCGCCCTGGTCAAGGAGGCCCTGCAGGAACGCGGGCTGCTGCTCTCCGAAATTGCCCCCCACCTTGCCCGGCCGGTGCCCTTCCTGTATCCACTGACCAAACCGTTCATCGAGCGCCCCTACGTCGGGGCGGGCATCGCACTGTATGACGTCCTGTCCGTCTCCAGCGGACACAGCCGCGGGGTCCCTTTCCACAAACACCTGAGCAAGCGCGGTACCCTGCGCGCCGCCCCCAGCCTGAAAAATGACGCTTTCGTGGGCTCCATCCGGTACTACGACGGCCAGGTGGATGACGCGAAATACGTCGCAAACCTGGTCCGAACCGCCGCCTATTACGGGGCCCATGCCGTGAACCAGGTGGCCGTGGTGGACTTCCTCCGCGAGGGCGAGCGGGTGGTCGGAGCCAAGGTCGAAAACCGCGAGGACGGAACGCAGTTCGGTATCCGCGCCAAGCAGGTCATCAACGCCACGGGAGTCTGGACCGATGAAACCCAGGCCATGGTGACCGACCGGGGCCAGTTGAAGGTCCGGGCCTCCAAGGGCATCCACCTGGTGGTTCCGCGCGACCGTTTCCAGTCCACCGTGGGCCTGATCCTGCGCACGGAAAAGTCGGTGCTCTTCGTCATTCCGTGGGGACGCCACTGGATCATCGGCACCACTGACACCGACTGGCACCTGGACAAGGCCCACCCGGCTGCGTCAAGCAAGGACATCGACTACGTCCTGGAGCACGTCAACCAGGTGTTGAAGCGGCCGCTGACCAGGGAGGACGTGGAAGGCGTGTATGCCGGGCTCCGGCCGCTGCTGGCCGGCGAAAACGACTCCACGGCCAAGCTGTCCCGCGAGCACGTGGTGGCGCACCCGGTCCCCGGCCTGGTGGTGGTGGCCGGCGGCAAGTGGACCACCTACCGGGTAATGGCCAAGGACGCGGTGGACGAGGCAACGCGAACCATGGACGAACGGGTCCCGCCGAGCTGCACGGAAACCATCCCGCTGCTGGGCGCCAGTGGCTTCCGGGCCGCGTGGAACCGCCGGAACCGCACCGCTGAGGAATCCGGGGTCCACGTGGCCCGGATCGAGCATCTGCTCAACAGGTACGGATCGATGACGCCCGAGGTGCTGGCCATCATCGAGCAGAACCCGGAACTGGCCGAGCCCCTCCCGGGAGCCGACGACTACCTGCAGGCCGAGGCCGTCTACGCCGCAAGCCATGAGGGTGCCCGCCACGTCCAGGACGTCCTGACCCGGCGGACGCGTATTTCCATCGAAGCCTGGGACCGCGGCGTGTCCGCTGCCCCTGTTGTCGCTAAACTGATGGGTGACGTCCTTGGCTGGAGTGACGCGCAGCGTGAAAACGAGATCCGCCACTACATTGCCCGCGTGGAAGCCGAACGCCTCAGCCAGCAACAGCCGGACGACGAATCCGCAGACGCCGCCCGCCTGGGCGCGGAAGACATCGTGCCCTTGCGCTGA
- a CDS encoding GuaB3 family IMP dehydrogenase-related protein → MTYEIEIGRGKRGRRAYSLDDIAIVPNRRTRDPKDVSVSWQIDAYQFDMPVIAAPMDSAMSPATAITLGKLGGLGVLDLEGLWTRYEDPQAILDEIAALQDETNSPAVTGRMQELYKAPIQPELITSRLAEIREAGVTVAGSLTPQRTQEHYKTVVAAGVDIFVIRGTTVSAEHVSKDHEPLNLKQFIYELDVPVIVGGAAGYTPALHLMRTGAAGVLVGFGGGATTTTRRALGIHSPMASAISDVAAARRDYMDESGGRYVHVIADGGMGTSGDIVKAIAMGADAVMLGSALARAEEAPGKGWHWGQEAHHLELPRGDRANVGTVGPLEEVLFGPGHHTNGTSNLIGALRRSMATTGYSDLKEFQRVDVVVSPYAGN, encoded by the coding sequence GTGACTTATGAGATCGAGATCGGCCGTGGCAAGCGTGGGCGTCGTGCCTACTCCCTGGATGACATTGCAATCGTCCCCAACCGTCGCACCCGCGACCCCAAGGACGTTTCCGTCTCCTGGCAGATCGACGCGTACCAGTTCGACATGCCGGTCATCGCGGCCCCGATGGACTCCGCCATGTCCCCGGCGACCGCCATCACCCTGGGCAAGCTCGGCGGCCTGGGCGTCCTCGACCTCGAAGGCCTCTGGACCCGCTACGAGGACCCGCAGGCCATCCTCGACGAGATCGCGGCGCTCCAGGACGAGACCAACAGCCCCGCCGTCACCGGCCGGATGCAGGAACTGTACAAGGCCCCCATCCAGCCCGAACTCATCACGTCCCGCCTGGCCGAGATCCGGGAGGCCGGTGTCACCGTCGCCGGTTCGCTGACCCCGCAGCGCACCCAGGAGCACTACAAGACCGTGGTGGCTGCCGGCGTCGACATCTTCGTCATCCGCGGCACCACCGTGTCCGCCGAGCACGTCTCCAAGGACCACGAACCGCTGAACCTCAAGCAGTTCATCTACGAACTCGACGTCCCCGTCATCGTCGGCGGCGCGGCGGGCTACACCCCGGCGCTGCACCTCATGCGCACCGGCGCGGCAGGCGTGCTGGTGGGCTTCGGCGGCGGCGCAACCACCACCACGCGCCGCGCCCTGGGCATCCACTCGCCCATGGCGTCCGCCATCTCCGACGTCGCTGCCGCCCGCCGCGATTACATGGACGAGTCCGGCGGCCGCTACGTGCACGTCATTGCCGACGGCGGCATGGGCACCTCGGGTGACATCGTCAAGGCAATTGCCATGGGCGCCGACGCCGTCATGCTGGGCAGCGCGCTGGCCCGCGCCGAAGAGGCGCCGGGCAAGGGCTGGCACTGGGGCCAGGAGGCGCACCACCTGGAACTGCCGCGCGGCGACCGCGCCAACGTCGGCACCGTGGGTCCGCTGGAGGAGGTCCTCTTCGGACCTGGCCACCACACCAACGGCACGTCCAACCTTATTGGCGCGCTGCGGCGCTCCATGGCGACCACCGGCTATTCGGACCTGAAGGAATTCCAGCGGGTCGACGTCGTCGTATCGCCTTACGCAGGCAACTGA
- a CDS encoding ABC transporter ATP-binding protein: MSQPRHPAELTPKRDPQKRLALRPYVQAVAQVLRVSFRASPGAVVMKVLGSLISAVLPLVTTFFASLTTTALAAAYAGDAGAGQRAIVYVIITAALGLFWGAFNSVDRYIQQLMSFKVGAIVGDQMYERFLALEFWRYDDKETVDLYDRAKRFSDSYARVLDRIAAIFTQLVSVILAIGALLLVSWWIAVIVLVAIVPSVYLQFKLSREQIAHWNTQVDSRRQRRMIEQNLLRPQHIAEMRLYGIVGFLMDLRARLRDADERRRLDYQRRYIPKQLAADALQYGAEVVSLIWVVGQIIARAQPVGQFLYVQQIVSRALSTANNLVSSLSSIDEDLANLKDYELFMAMPVHSEHAPPLPEAPREVELKDIRFTYTGSDIEVIRGIGLTIRQGQHIAIVGENGAGKSTLIRILAGLYRPDSGQVLLDGVDLAAVDVTSWHRHLAVLSQEFLKYEFATAAENIYFGDVDSPRDDGRIRRAAADAEALEFINKLPNGLDNHVSNWMEDPRGRKGSGLSGGQWQRLAMARNFYRDASFMVMDEPTSAIDALAEHRIFTRLFADRSSTIIAISHRLATIEKADIVYMLEDGQIVEQGTHKELVALRGRYFRMFESQLTVEEPTGL, encoded by the coding sequence ATGTCCCAACCGCGCCATCCGGCGGAACTGACGCCCAAACGTGATCCGCAAAAGCGGCTGGCCCTTCGTCCCTATGTCCAGGCCGTAGCCCAGGTGCTGCGGGTCAGTTTCCGCGCCTCACCCGGCGCTGTTGTCATGAAGGTGCTCGGCTCGCTGATCTCGGCCGTGCTGCCGTTGGTCACCACATTCTTCGCATCGCTCACCACCACGGCCCTGGCCGCGGCGTACGCCGGTGACGCCGGTGCAGGGCAGCGGGCAATTGTCTACGTCATCATCACCGCCGCGCTCGGCCTGTTCTGGGGTGCCTTCAACAGTGTGGACCGCTATATCCAGCAGCTGATGAGCTTCAAGGTGGGCGCCATCGTGGGTGACCAAATGTACGAGCGCTTCCTGGCCCTGGAGTTTTGGCGCTACGACGACAAGGAAACCGTTGACCTCTATGACCGCGCCAAGAGGTTTTCAGATTCCTACGCCCGGGTGCTGGACCGAATCGCTGCCATTTTCACGCAGCTGGTCTCGGTCATCCTTGCCATCGGCGCCCTGTTGCTGGTCAGCTGGTGGATCGCCGTCATTGTCCTCGTGGCAATCGTGCCCAGCGTGTACCTGCAGTTCAAGCTGTCCCGCGAACAGATCGCCCACTGGAACACTCAGGTTGATTCACGCCGGCAGCGCCGCATGATCGAGCAGAACCTGCTCCGCCCGCAGCATATTGCTGAAATGCGGCTCTACGGCATTGTCGGCTTCCTCATGGACCTCCGTGCCCGGCTCCGGGACGCGGATGAGCGGCGCCGGCTCGACTACCAGCGGCGCTACATCCCCAAACAACTGGCCGCGGATGCGCTCCAGTACGGCGCGGAGGTGGTCTCCCTGATCTGGGTGGTGGGGCAGATCATCGCGCGCGCCCAGCCTGTCGGCCAGTTCCTGTACGTGCAGCAGATCGTCAGCCGCGCTTTGTCCACCGCGAACAACCTGGTGTCCTCCCTGAGCTCCATCGACGAGGACTTGGCCAACCTGAAGGACTACGAGCTGTTCATGGCGATGCCCGTGCACTCCGAACACGCCCCGCCGCTGCCGGAAGCGCCCAGGGAAGTAGAGCTGAAGGACATCCGCTTCACGTACACGGGCAGCGATATTGAAGTGATCCGGGGAATCGGCCTGACCATCCGCCAAGGCCAGCACATTGCCATCGTGGGGGAGAACGGCGCCGGCAAATCCACGCTGATCCGCATCCTTGCCGGCCTTTACCGTCCAGACTCCGGCCAGGTGCTGCTCGACGGCGTGGATCTCGCCGCCGTCGACGTCACCTCCTGGCACCGCCATCTGGCGGTGCTGAGTCAGGAGTTCCTCAAGTACGAGTTCGCTACCGCCGCGGAAAACATCTACTTCGGTGATGTGGACAGCCCGCGCGACGACGGGCGGATCCGGCGCGCCGCCGCCGATGCCGAGGCCCTGGAGTTCATCAACAAACTGCCCAACGGCCTGGACAACCACGTCAGCAACTGGATGGAGGACCCGCGCGGCCGGAAGGGCAGCGGCCTGAGCGGAGGCCAGTGGCAGCGGTTGGCCATGGCCCGGAACTTTTACCGCGACGCGTCCTTCATGGTGATGGACGAGCCCACCTCGGCCATTGATGCGCTGGCCGAGCACAGGATCTTTACCCGCCTCTTCGCAGACCGCAGTAGCACCATCATTGCCATCAGCCACCGGCTGGCCACCATCGAGAAGGCCGACATCGTGTACATGCTGGAGGACGGGCAGATCGTGGAGCAGGGCACCCATAAGGAACTGGTGGCTTTGCGCGGACGCTACTTCCGGATGTTCGAATCCCAGCTCACGGTGGAAGAGCCGACAGGGCTCTAA
- a CDS encoding HNH endonuclease signature motif containing protein, whose amino-acid sequence MTISGSGGVALRGVHASVAALDALALEDAALACDAHAGTDVDVLQRRYELRLTRLEVVKRLEAQLAVVKARDAVECVGFQHAMLVPDAPVHERTFAEMSAVEEIAGVLTISSGAAGAFVDQSRRVCALPPVMDALAAGDLSWQHARIVADETEGLTPVGAAALVAHFFDPDAPKPARGAAPGELVPSRFRVKVRTWRERHHPETLQKRHAKGVADRRMEYTPDRDGMARITLCLPGDTASAIWNRTTATARGLQGPDEPRTLTQLRPDIAASLLLGTGLLPGPENTATADTATFSGSGPGTDSSSPTAGTTGIAQVPTPRADVLVMVPVFSLLSVTDEPAELDGHGPIPASMARKLVADGADSFYRVLVDPRDGAPVEIGRTRYRLTETIKQWIRMRDGKCTFPGCNNRTPDNDTDHLTAWKHGGTTGTSNLAQLCPKHHRLKHARPWIPDAATHNGPPGWTSPTGRHYKPEHHDHEPTHWPPGMLSAFAATACVDALPEDLPPWEPDDDTLIDPDDLSPEDPVWADFFAKPFVLPV is encoded by the coding sequence ATGACGATCAGCGGCAGTGGTGGAGTGGCTTTGAGGGGTGTTCATGCCTCTGTTGCTGCCTTGGATGCGCTGGCCCTTGAGGATGCTGCTTTGGCTTGCGACGCTCATGCGGGTACTGATGTTGATGTGTTGCAGCGGCGGTATGAGCTCCGGCTGACCCGGCTGGAGGTGGTGAAGCGGCTGGAGGCGCAGCTCGCTGTGGTCAAGGCCCGTGATGCGGTGGAGTGCGTCGGGTTCCAGCACGCGATGCTTGTCCCGGACGCCCCGGTACATGAGCGGACGTTTGCGGAGATGTCAGCGGTGGAGGAGATCGCGGGGGTCCTGACCATCAGCTCCGGCGCTGCCGGGGCGTTCGTGGACCAGTCCCGGCGGGTCTGTGCCCTGCCGCCGGTGATGGACGCTTTGGCCGCCGGGGACCTGTCCTGGCAGCACGCCAGGATTGTTGCCGACGAAACCGAAGGCCTCACCCCCGTCGGCGCCGCCGCCCTGGTGGCGCACTTCTTCGACCCCGACGCCCCCAAGCCGGCCCGCGGGGCCGCCCCCGGTGAACTCGTGCCATCGCGATTCCGGGTCAAAGTCCGCACCTGGCGCGAACGCCACCACCCCGAAACATTGCAAAAGCGGCACGCGAAGGGCGTCGCGGACCGGCGGATGGAATACACCCCGGACCGCGACGGCATGGCCAGGATTACGCTCTGTCTTCCCGGCGACACCGCTTCGGCGATCTGGAATCGCACCACCGCCACCGCCCGCGGCCTCCAAGGTCCCGACGAACCCCGCACCCTCACCCAGCTCCGCCCAGACATCGCAGCATCACTGCTCCTCGGGACAGGCCTGCTTCCCGGTCCAGAAAACACCGCCACCGCTGACACCGCCACCTTCTCCGGAAGCGGGCCGGGTACAGACAGCAGTTCCCCCACGGCAGGCACCACCGGGATAGCCCAGGTCCCCACTCCGCGGGCAGACGTCCTGGTCATGGTGCCAGTGTTCTCCCTGCTCAGTGTCACGGACGAACCCGCAGAACTGGACGGCCACGGCCCCATCCCGGCCTCCATGGCACGCAAACTCGTCGCGGACGGGGCGGACTCGTTCTACCGGGTCCTGGTCGACCCCCGCGACGGGGCACCCGTGGAGATCGGCCGCACCCGCTACCGGCTCACGGAAACCATCAAACAATGGATTCGCATGCGGGACGGAAAATGCACCTTCCCCGGCTGCAACAACCGCACCCCGGACAACGACACCGACCACCTCACCGCCTGGAAACACGGCGGCACCACCGGCACCAGCAACCTGGCACAACTCTGCCCAAAACATCACCGGCTCAAGCACGCCCGGCCCTGGATCCCGGATGCCGCAACGCACAACGGACCGCCGGGCTGGACTTCCCCAACAGGCCGGCACTATAAACCCGAACACCACGACCACGAACCAACCCACTGGCCACCGGGGATGTTGTCAGCCTTCGCCGCGACCGCCTGCGTCGACGCCCTCCCCGAGGATCTCCCACCGTGGGAACCGGACGACGACACCCTCATCGATCCTGATGACCTGTCACCGGAGGACCCCGTTTGGGCGGATTTCTTCGCGAAGCCGTTCGTGCTGCCGGTCTGA